A genome region from Elusimicrobiota bacterium includes the following:
- the hisD gene encoding histidinol dehydrogenase, producing MPLQSKVTSILNDIQKRGDSAIQAALLRFDGVDIKPSGWKVPLARAKTALKNLAREKRQTLEVCAKRIRLFHEAERRHSPRSWRERVAGTVLGQEVRPVESVGAYVPGGRFAYPSTVLMTCIPARVAGVGRVVVCTPPKHLTEEVLAASVLAGVDELYQIGGVAAVGAMAFGTKTVPGVDLIVGPGGAWVTEAKRQVFGKVGIDMLAGPSEIVILADRSVPAEWLAADMMAQAEHDPLARATLISLNAEVLSRVRRGIAPLYRKQCRFFQARSWAMAMEEANRLAPEHFSLAVSSPSLMLSMVRNAGAVFVGPYSPVAAGDYWAGPSHVLPTGRSARFSSGLSLQSFLKRTSVIEIPPRVLGQVSPLIAGFAEAEGLRCHAASVRGREKP from the coding sequence GTGCCCCTACAATCGAAAGTAACCTCTATCCTAAACGACATCCAAAAACGTGGAGATTCCGCGATCCAAGCAGCACTCCTGCGTTTTGATGGTGTGGATATTAAGCCCTCTGGTTGGAAGGTTCCTCTTGCACGGGCAAAGACAGCACTGAAAAATCTCGCTAGGGAAAAACGCCAGACCTTGGAGGTGTGTGCCAAAAGGATAAGGCTCTTTCATGAGGCGGAGCGCCGTCATTCGCCACGCTCCTGGCGGGAACGGGTGGCGGGGACTGTTTTGGGGCAGGAGGTTCGGCCGGTGGAATCTGTCGGTGCCTATGTGCCGGGCGGGCGTTTTGCCTACCCCTCCACGGTTCTGATGACATGTATTCCCGCGCGTGTGGCGGGGGTGGGCCGTGTGGTCGTTTGCACGCCGCCGAAACACTTGACGGAGGAAGTCTTGGCCGCCTCCGTGTTGGCCGGAGTTGATGAGCTCTATCAAATCGGTGGCGTGGCCGCGGTGGGGGCGATGGCTTTTGGTACGAAAACAGTTCCCGGGGTGGATTTAATCGTTGGCCCTGGTGGGGCCTGGGTGACGGAGGCCAAACGACAAGTTTTTGGAAAAGTGGGTATCGACATGCTGGCGGGCCCCAGTGAGATTGTTATTCTCGCTGATCGATCCGTTCCGGCCGAATGGCTGGCCGCGGACATGATGGCCCAAGCGGAGCATGACCCACTGGCCCGGGCCACATTGATTTCGTTAAACGCCGAGGTCCTCTCGCGAGTCCGGCGGGGGATCGCGCCTCTTTACCGAAAACAATGCCGTTTTTTTCAGGCGCGATCCTGGGCCATGGCTATGGAAGAGGCCAATCGTTTAGCGCCGGAACATTTTTCGTTAGCGGTGTCCTCTCCCTCTTTAATGCTTTCAATGGTTCGGAACGCGGGCGCAGTGTTTGTTGGGCCGTACTCTCCTGTGGCGGCGGGAGATTATTGGGCGGGGCCGTCCCATGTTCTTCCCACAGGGCGGTCCGCGCGTTTTTCATCAGGTCTGTCCCTTCAATCCTTTTTGAAACGCACGAGCGTTATAGAGATCCCTCCACGCGTCCTGGGGCAGGTGTCCCCGTTGATTGCGGGGTTTGCGGAGGCCGAAGGGCTGCGTTGCCACGCGGCGTCCGTGCGGGGTCGGGAGAAACCATGA
- the hisB gene encoding imidazoleglycerol-phosphate dehydratase HisB — protein sequence MKKRAAERNRITSETKVKVTLGLDGPGKYHVQTTIPFLDHMLELFAKHGNFALTVDARGDTHIDDHHLVEDIGLALGEVLGEALGEKRGITRYGQALKIGTDGRGLGRALTPMDETVSYVALDLSGRPAFDFKVKFRVQNKAPFCFELLEDFFQALAMTAKMNLHIKLLQGRNNHHIAESLFKGFGRALAQAVTIDPRRVASVPSTKGIL from the coding sequence ATGAAAAAGCGAGCGGCTGAACGAAATCGAATCACTTCGGAGACCAAGGTGAAGGTGACCTTGGGACTGGATGGTCCCGGGAAATATCACGTTCAAACAACGATCCCCTTTCTTGACCACATGCTGGAACTCTTTGCCAAGCACGGGAACTTTGCTCTGACGGTTGACGCCCGGGGCGATACGCACATTGACGATCACCATCTGGTGGAAGACATTGGACTGGCTCTGGGCGAAGTCTTGGGGGAAGCTCTCGGCGAAAAACGTGGCATCACCCGTTACGGGCAGGCCCTGAAAATCGGGACGGACGGTCGTGGCCTTGGGCGGGCCCTCACGCCCATGGACGAAACGGTTTCTTACGTCGCGCTCGATCTTTCCGGGCGGCCGGCTTTTGATTTTAAAGTTAAATTCAGGGTGCAAAATAAGGCCCCCTTTTGTTTTGAACTGTTGGAAGATTTTTTCCAGGCTTTGGCCATGACGGCCAAGATGAATCTGCACATCAAATTGCTCCAGGGGCGAAATAATCATCACATCGCGGAATCCCTTTTTAAAGGGTTTGGACGAGCGTTGGCCCAAGCGGTGACAATCGATCCGCGGCGGGTGGCCTCTGTCCCTTCGACAAAAGGAATCCTTTGA
- the hisH gene encoding imidazole glycerol phosphate synthase subunit HisH, with amino-acid sequence MKGPVGVLDYGMGNLRSVEKALIHSGAKAFVSDDPHALSQAALLVVPGVGAFDAAMTVLRKKKLDRFIQDWVNKDRPYLGICLGLQLLFESSEEAPGKKGLGVLKGKVVKFRLADRRLKVPHMGWNEVHPKKNAAGCWKKVLTRKDYFYFVHSYLARPTDPALVWTNTPYAGEFCSAVARGNLLATQFHPEKSGPTGLRFLREVLKSVSLNPR; translated from the coding sequence ATGAAAGGGCCCGTAGGTGTTCTTGACTACGGGATGGGGAACCTGCGTTCCGTTGAAAAAGCGCTGATTCATTCGGGGGCCAAAGCGTTCGTCTCCGATGATCCCCACGCTTTGAGCCAGGCCGCTCTTTTGGTGGTCCCTGGGGTCGGGGCATTCGACGCGGCGATGACGGTCTTACGCAAAAAAAAATTGGATCGTTTTATCCAGGATTGGGTGAACAAGGACCGTCCTTATCTTGGAATTTGTCTTGGGCTTCAACTGCTTTTTGAATCGAGCGAAGAGGCTCCCGGCAAAAAAGGACTGGGGGTGTTGAAAGGAAAGGTGGTGAAGTTTCGTTTGGCCGATCGCCGATTGAAAGTCCCCCATATGGGGTGGAACGAAGTCCATCCCAAAAAAAATGCGGCGGGGTGTTGGAAAAAAGTCCTGACCCGAAAGGACTACTTTTATTTTGTTCATTCGTATCTGGCCCGTCCAACGGATCCTGCTTTGGTTTGGACAAACACACCCTACGCGGGTGAATTTTGTTCGGCCGTGGCTCGAGGGAATCTTTTGGCCACGCAGTTTCATCCGGAAAAAAGCGGCCCCACAGGCCTTCGTTTCTTGAGAGAAGTCTTAAAGAGTGTTTCTTTAAACCCGAGGTGA
- the hisA gene encoding 1-(5-phosphoribosyl)-5-[(5-phosphoribosylamino)methylideneamino]imidazole-4-carboxamide isomerase, translating into MLVIPAIDIKAGSVVRLVHGDPKQQTTYSSDPVEVAKQWVAQGAQRLHVVDLDGAFSGQAANLDLLFRIKDAVNVVVQFGGGLRDPESVRKVLEKGVGRAIVGTAILKFPQWIKSAIAEFPGRLMASLDAVNGEVMIEGWQADSGHSLADAIKTIDQLGFRELVYTDIKQDGTLKGPNLKSIEDVLGMTHMGVYASGGISGLADIQALKNLEAKGLRGCILGKALYAGKVTLPEALAAAR; encoded by the coding sequence ATGCTCGTTATTCCCGCCATTGATATTAAAGCCGGATCCGTCGTTCGTTTGGTTCACGGAGACCCGAAACAGCAGACGACGTACTCTTCCGATCCTGTGGAAGTCGCCAAGCAGTGGGTGGCCCAAGGGGCGCAACGCCTTCATGTGGTGGACCTGGACGGTGCTTTCAGCGGTCAAGCCGCCAACCTGGATCTTTTATTTCGAATTAAAGACGCGGTCAATGTGGTGGTTCAGTTCGGGGGTGGACTTCGGGATCCAGAATCGGTGCGAAAAGTTTTAGAAAAGGGGGTGGGCCGGGCGATTGTGGGGACCGCAATTCTTAAATTCCCTCAGTGGATCAAATCGGCGATTGCCGAGTTCCCCGGTCGATTGATGGCCTCCCTCGATGCGGTGAACGGTGAAGTCATGATCGAAGGCTGGCAGGCGGATTCGGGGCATAGTTTGGCCGACGCCATCAAGACCATTGATCAGTTGGGGTTTCGGGAACTCGTTTACACGGACATCAAGCAGGACGGGACCTTGAAAGGCCCCAACTTGAAATCGATTGAAGACGTTTTGGGCATGACCCATATGGGCGTTTATGCTTCGGGGGGTATTTCTGGGCTAGCGGACATCCAGGCGTTAAAGAATTTAGAAGCCAAGGGTCTCCGAGGTTGTATTTTGGGGAAGGCACTTTACGCGGGCAAAGTTACCTTGCCCGAGGCTCTCGCCGCCGCGCGTTAG
- the hisF gene encoding imidazole glycerol phosphate synthase subunit HisF has translation MGKKIRSSSPRKKIPSIVFGNSGLTRRIIPCLDVNAGRVVKGTKFVHLRDAGDPVAVAERYNREGADEVVFLDITASSDQRPILLDVVRRTAETVFIPLTVGGGVRRLEDIRLLLNAGADKVSINTAGVLRPGFFGEASKRFGAQCVVAAIDAKRHGKGWEVFIHGGRTPTGRDLVAWAREVERRGAGELLLTSMDADGTKAGYDVAMLAAVSKAVRIPVIASGGAGKVDHFFDAFQAGADAALAASLFHFKELEIHHLKHGLRRRGVPIRMERRAS, from the coding sequence ATGGGGAAAAAGATTCGTTCCTCCTCCCCGCGAAAAAAAATCCCGAGTATCGTTTTCGGGAATTCGGGGCTCACGCGCCGAATCATTCCCTGCCTGGACGTCAACGCGGGGCGGGTGGTTAAAGGTACGAAGTTTGTTCACTTGAGGGACGCGGGCGATCCCGTGGCGGTGGCTGAGCGCTACAATCGGGAGGGGGCTGACGAAGTGGTGTTTCTCGACATCACGGCGTCTTCCGACCAGCGGCCGATCCTTTTGGATGTGGTGCGGCGAACGGCGGAAACGGTATTCATCCCGTTAACAGTGGGCGGGGGGGTTCGCCGGTTGGAAGACATTCGCCTTCTTTTGAACGCCGGGGCAGACAAAGTTTCGATTAACACGGCCGGTGTTCTACGCCCCGGTTTTTTTGGAGAAGCGTCCAAGCGGTTCGGCGCCCAATGTGTTGTGGCGGCGATAGACGCCAAGCGGCATGGAAAAGGGTGGGAAGTTTTTATCCATGGGGGGCGTACGCCAACGGGTCGTGACCTGGTGGCTTGGGCTCGGGAAGTGGAACGGCGCGGAGCGGGAGAACTATTGTTGACGAGCATGGACGCGGATGGGACGAAGGCCGGGTATGATGTGGCAATGTTGGCGGCGGTATCGAAAGCGGTGAGAATTCCGGTCATTGCTTCGGGCGGGGCTGGGAAGGTCGATCATTTTTTTGACGCGTTTCAGGCGGGGGCCGACGCGGCTTTGGCCGCCTCGCTGTTTCACTTTAAAGAATTAGAAATTCATCATCTGAAACACGGTTTGCGCCGTCGTGGCGTACCCATACGAATGGAAAGGAGGGCATCATGA
- the hisI gene encoding phosphoribosyl-AMP cyclohydrolase — MNEVKYDDRGLVPAVVQDDKDGTVLMVAYMNRESLLESLDRRRGVFFSRSRNKLWRKGEESGNHQEIRSIALDCDKDCVLIRVHQVGGAACHTGRKSCFFHQVTSENLLETTGEILFDPAKVYKK; from the coding sequence ATGAACGAGGTTAAATACGATGACAGGGGATTGGTCCCTGCGGTGGTTCAGGACGATAAAGATGGAACGGTGTTGATGGTGGCGTACATGAACCGGGAATCTCTGTTGGAATCCTTAGATCGCCGTCGGGGTGTTTTCTTTAGTCGGTCCCGCAACAAGTTATGGCGAAAAGGGGAGGAGAGCGGTAACCATCAAGAGATCCGATCCATCGCGTTGGACTGTGACAAAGATTGTGTTCTTATTCGGGTTCATCAGGTGGGCGGAGCGGCTTGTCACACGGGGCGGAAATCTTGTTTTTTCCATCAAGTGACGTCCGAAAACCTTTTGGAAACCACCGGTGAAATTCTATTCGATCCTGCGAAGGTCTATAAGAAATAA
- the lepB gene encoding signal peptidase I: MARVFFLVALGLGGAFFLRTFAFERIEIVSGSMEPALPVGARVMVNKLAYVFHPPERGDIVTFLSPKGEKGLVKRVVAVGGDNVRVVKKKVVLNGKPLEEPYVKHTRPNELLKGDDFNMGKVPSGFVVVMGDNRDESGDSRDWKGTVTGLPTPFVSQKAIEGKLMVNP; this comes from the coding sequence ATGGCGCGGGTCTTCTTTTTGGTCGCGTTGGGGTTAGGCGGGGCGTTTTTTCTGCGGACATTTGCTTTTGAGCGGATCGAAATTGTTTCGGGTTCCATGGAGCCCGCCCTGCCTGTAGGGGCCCGTGTGATGGTAAACAAGCTGGCTTACGTCTTCCACCCTCCTGAACGGGGGGATATTGTGACCTTTCTATCGCCGAAAGGGGAAAAAGGTTTGGTGAAACGCGTTGTGGCGGTGGGGGGAGACAATGTTCGTGTGGTCAAAAAAAAAGTTGTTTTAAATGGAAAGCCGCTTGAAGAACCTTACGTGAAACACACTCGCCCGAACGAGCTTTTAAAGGGAGACGATTTCAATATGGGGAAGGTCCCTTCAGGGTTTGTGGTGGTCATGGGGGATAATCGGGACGAATCCGGTGACAGTCGGGATTGGAAAGGGACGGTCACAGGTCTCCCCACTCCTTTCGTTTCCCAAAAAGCCATTGAAGGGAAACTGATGGTTAACCCATGA
- the trpE gene encoding anthranilate synthase component I gives MIYPSLTEFKSLARKHSLVPVWVECPGDEVTPLALFHALYAQSPQCFLLESVEGGEHLGRYSFAAFEPSVVLRSKTVTSPIPTPQGVGPLEALRVALAHRRAPEVRGLPRFYGGAVGFTSYDILRHFERLPSRTKDVLGVPDFVFMLTGDMFIFDHVAHTIRLVRTVAIPRGASAEKIHRRAGRELVEKLSRLRPTPAPLTPLARAERKPLAYSLEDRRRFESGVRLAKKYINAGDIIQVVPSRRVTRQVKAHPLEIYRALRRVNPSPYMYFFRDGETHVIGSSPEMLVRLDDGVAETRPIAGTRPRGTTPEADDRLAQQLLADPKERAEHLMLVDLARNDLGRVSRNGSVRVSDFMGIERYSHVMHIVSKVTSRLLPHHDAFDLFRAVFPAGTLSGAPKIRATEIIEELESTRRGLYGGAVGYFSYTGNMDMAIAIRTILMQKNRVHLQAGAGIVADSVPVKEFDETQSKMAALVAALRLAGEKI, from the coding sequence ATGATCTATCCATCACTTACCGAATTTAAGTCGTTGGCAAGAAAACATTCTCTGGTCCCTGTTTGGGTGGAATGTCCCGGGGATGAAGTGACACCCTTGGCCCTTTTTCATGCGCTCTACGCCCAAAGTCCCCAATGTTTTCTCTTGGAAAGCGTGGAAGGGGGGGAACATTTGGGGCGGTATTCCTTTGCGGCTTTTGAGCCCAGCGTTGTCCTGCGCTCGAAAACGGTGACTTCCCCTATTCCCACTCCCCAAGGGGTTGGACCTCTGGAAGCGTTGCGGGTTGCGCTGGCCCATCGACGGGCGCCAGAAGTTCGGGGGCTTCCCCGGTTTTATGGCGGGGCTGTGGGATTTACCAGCTACGATATCCTTCGTCATTTTGAGCGATTGCCTTCCCGAACCAAAGATGTTTTGGGTGTTCCGGATTTCGTTTTCATGTTAACGGGGGACATGTTTATCTTTGATCATGTGGCCCATACCATCCGTCTGGTGCGCACGGTGGCGATCCCGCGAGGGGCTTCCGCCGAAAAAATACATCGGAGAGCCGGCCGCGAATTGGTGGAAAAGCTTTCCCGTCTCCGTCCCACGCCGGCCCCCTTGACGCCCCTGGCCAGGGCCGAACGGAAGCCCTTGGCTTATTCTTTGGAAGATCGGCGTCGTTTCGAAAGCGGTGTGCGATTGGCAAAAAAATACATCAACGCGGGGGATATTATTCAGGTGGTTCCCTCGCGCCGGGTGACGCGACAGGTGAAAGCTCACCCTTTAGAAATATACCGAGCTCTTAGACGGGTGAACCCCTCCCCCTATATGTACTTCTTTCGGGACGGGGAGACCCATGTCATTGGTTCAAGCCCTGAAATGCTTGTGCGGTTGGACGATGGTGTTGCGGAAACCCGCCCCATTGCCGGAACCCGACCTCGGGGAACCACGCCAGAAGCCGACGACCGGCTGGCCCAACAGCTTTTGGCGGATCCCAAAGAGCGGGCGGAACATCTGATGCTGGTGGATTTAGCCCGAAACGATTTGGGGCGAGTGTCCCGCAACGGGTCGGTCCGTGTTTCGGATTTCATGGGGATAGAGCGTTACAGTCATGTGATGCACATCGTTTCCAAAGTCACGAGTCGCCTTCTCCCCCACCACGACGCCTTTGATTTATTTCGGGCGGTATTTCCCGCGGGGACGCTTTCGGGGGCGCCCAAAATTAGGGCAACGGAAATCATTGAAGAACTTGAATCCACACGGAGAGGTCTCTATGGGGGAGCCGTGGGCTATTTTTCGTACACGGGGAATATGGACATGGCCATCGCCATACGAACCATCTTGATGCAAAAAAACAGGGTGCACCTGCAGGCCGGCGCGGGCATCGTGGCCGATTCCGTTCCTGTGAAAGAGTTTGATGAAACACAAAGTAAAATGGCGGCACTCGTCGCCGCCCTTCGCTTGGCGGGAGAAAAAATTTGA
- a CDS encoding aminodeoxychorismate/anthranilate synthase component II, which yields MILVIDNYDSFTYNLVQYLGELGEKVLVVRNDEISAADVGRLNPTHLLVSPGPCTPKQAGISVGVIRLYAGKLPVFGVCLGHQSLGVAFGGKIVRAKKLMHGKTSQISHDGKGLFKGLKNPFTATRYHSLVIEKKTCPKELIVTATSEDGEIMGVRHRRLPALEGVQFHPESVLTVGGMDLLRNFLRMRVK from the coding sequence TTGATTTTGGTCATTGATAACTACGATTCTTTTACCTATAACTTGGTTCAATATCTTGGGGAACTGGGAGAAAAGGTTCTTGTGGTCCGGAACGATGAAATTTCCGCCGCAGACGTGGGGCGACTGAACCCCACGCACCTTTTGGTTTCTCCGGGGCCGTGTACGCCAAAACAGGCAGGGATATCGGTGGGTGTTATTCGGCTTTACGCGGGGAAATTGCCTGTTTTTGGGGTTTGTCTCGGCCATCAATCTCTGGGGGTCGCTTTCGGCGGAAAAATTGTTCGGGCCAAAAAATTAATGCACGGAAAAACATCCCAGATTTCTCATGATGGGAAGGGGTTGTTCAAGGGGTTGAAAAACCCCTTTACCGCAACCCGATACCATTCCCTGGTCATTGAAAAGAAGACCTGCCCAAAAGAGTTGATCGTTACAGCGACCAGTGAAGACGGGGAGATTATGGGGGTTCGGCATCGACGTCTCCCCGCTTTGGAAGGGGTGCAATTTCACCCGGAAAGCGTTTTGACGGTGGGAGGAATGGATTTGCTGCGTAACTTTCTTCGGATGAGAGTGAAATGA
- the trpD gene encoding anthranilate phosphoribosyltransferase, protein MIQGALSKLVENQNLTFEEVRESVSEILTGGATPSQVAGFLVALRMKGETVSEIAGAAEAMRGAGTRITLSPGSVVVDTCGTGGDKRGTFNISTGAAFVVAGAGFTVAKHGNRSVSSSCGSADVLEALGVKIDPPVSVVERCLKEIGIGFLFAPSFHPAMKHAMPVRRELGIRTVFNLVGPLTNPAGANAQVIGVYSEAMVEVVARVLVRLGTRHSLVVHGAGHDEITLFGKTSVMEIVNGRLRKKTLTPADFGFRRHRPSDLCGGNKKDNAEILRQVLTGHPGAPRDAVVANASAALLVACRAAGRSEVKTLRQARLVAERSIDCGAAKEKLDQLVSLSRSDAP, encoded by the coding sequence ATGATTCAAGGAGCCTTGTCAAAACTGGTGGAGAACCAGAACCTGACTTTTGAGGAGGTCCGGGAATCCGTATCCGAAATATTGACAGGGGGCGCGACGCCCAGCCAAGTCGCCGGTTTTTTAGTGGCGCTGCGAATGAAGGGGGAGACCGTTTCTGAAATTGCCGGGGCGGCGGAAGCCATGCGGGGAGCCGGGACCCGCATCACCCTTTCTCCTGGATCTGTGGTGGTGGATACCTGCGGAACAGGTGGAGACAAACGAGGGACCTTTAATATTTCAACCGGCGCGGCGTTTGTGGTGGCGGGCGCTGGGTTTACAGTGGCCAAACACGGGAACCGTTCCGTCTCGTCTTCCTGTGGAAGCGCCGATGTTTTGGAGGCTTTAGGTGTTAAAATCGATCCGCCGGTTTCTGTGGTGGAGCGGTGTCTTAAGGAGATTGGGATCGGGTTCCTGTTCGCCCCATCGTTTCACCCAGCCATGAAACACGCCATGCCTGTTCGCCGGGAGTTGGGGATTCGAACGGTTTTTAATTTGGTGGGACCTCTCACGAATCCCGCGGGGGCGAATGCCCAAGTGATTGGGGTTTATTCCGAAGCGATGGTGGAGGTTGTGGCCCGGGTTTTGGTCCGCCTGGGCACGCGCCATTCCCTTGTGGTTCATGGGGCCGGTCATGATGAAATTACGTTGTTCGGAAAAACGAGTGTCATGGAAATCGTGAATGGACGTCTTCGTAAAAAAACGCTAACTCCCGCTGATTTCGGATTTCGACGTCATCGTCCTTCTGATTTGTGCGGGGGGAACAAAAAGGACAATGCGGAGATCCTTCGGCAGGTCTTAACGGGGCACCCAGGGGCTCCCCGGGACGCGGTGGTGGCCAACGCATCCGCCGCCCTTTTGGTGGCGTGCCGTGCGGCGGGGCGTTCCGAAGTAAAAACCTTACGGCAGGCACGTCTTGTGGCGGAACGATCCATCGATTGCGGTGCGGCCAAAGAAAAGTTGGATCAACTCGTTTCGCTCAGCCGATCGGACGCTCCGTGA
- the trpC gene encoding indole-3-glycerol phosphate synthase TrpC: protein MNRVLEKIVYETRMDLAQRRISIPLSKMEKMASRSPKTRSFSAALKTAGVSLIAELKAKSPSAGVIRKNFDVTVGAKTYARAGARALSILTEPRFFGGKLEHLRLARKATGVPLLRKDFIVDPYQVVESRVYGADAILLIVRLLTDWELVVLSGLARDFGMDALVETHNANDMTRAKMMGALLIGINSRNLDTLAMDPKTFERLMPLVPEGSVCVAESGLKAPADVRRIAGLGMDAMLVGESLLKQKDLESAARTLVAAGKDDYVN, encoded by the coding sequence GTGAATCGCGTTCTTGAAAAAATAGTTTATGAGACACGGATGGACTTAGCCCAAAGGCGAATTTCCATCCCATTAAGTAAAATGGAAAAAATGGCCAGTCGATCGCCTAAAACCCGATCGTTTTCCGCCGCTTTGAAAACGGCGGGCGTAAGTCTCATTGCCGAATTGAAGGCCAAAAGCCCATCGGCGGGAGTGATTCGAAAAAACTTTGATGTAACGGTTGGGGCGAAGACCTACGCCCGGGCGGGTGCCCGGGCCCTTTCCATCCTCACTGAACCGCGATTTTTCGGAGGGAAACTCGAGCATCTTCGTCTTGCGCGAAAGGCCACGGGGGTGCCCCTTCTTAGAAAAGATTTTATTGTGGATCCTTATCAGGTGGTTGAATCGCGGGTCTATGGGGCCGACGCCATTCTCCTCATCGTCCGGCTTTTAACCGATTGGGAATTGGTGGTTTTGTCTGGATTGGCCCGAGATTTTGGAATGGATGCGTTGGTGGAGACCCATAACGCCAACGACATGACCCGAGCGAAAATGATGGGCGCTCTATTAATCGGAATCAACAGCCGTAACCTGGACACGTTGGCGATGGACCCCAAAACCTTTGAACGTCTCATGCCCCTGGTCCCGGAGGGAAGTGTTTGTGTGGCGGAAAGCGGTTTGAAGGCACCGGCCGATGTCCGCCGGATCGCTGGGCTCGGAATGGACGCCATGTTGGTGGGGGAATCTCTCTTAAAACAAAAAGATCTTGAATCCGCGGCCCGAACATTGGTGGCCGCTGGAAAGGATGATTATGTCAACTAA
- a CDS encoding phosphoribosylanthranilate isomerase, whose protein sequence is MSTKVKICGITNEEDATWAVNIGAHFIGLNFHKESPRKVSPDLAARIASKVPSFVPTVGVFVEQSAADIIKIAKKVGLAGIQLHGNQTVEECEAITNELEVFLIKAVRAANESDLDTLSSYKHIVHYVLLDARVEGQMGGTGQTFPWDLATRAKVFGKPLFIAGGLNAENVAEAIEATQPFAVDVASGVEKSPKRKDFEKMKRFLETVKYA, encoded by the coding sequence ATGTCAACTAAAGTGAAAATCTGTGGTATAACCAACGAGGAAGACGCCACCTGGGCGGTAAATATAGGCGCCCATTTCATTGGCTTGAATTTTCATAAAGAAAGTCCGCGGAAAGTGTCCCCAGATCTCGCGGCTCGCATCGCTTCAAAAGTTCCGTCGTTTGTCCCGACCGTTGGCGTTTTTGTTGAACAAAGTGCGGCGGACATTATCAAGATCGCCAAAAAAGTCGGGCTGGCCGGTATTCAGCTACACGGAAACCAAACGGTGGAGGAGTGTGAGGCCATCACCAATGAGCTGGAAGTTTTTTTAATCAAAGCTGTTCGCGCGGCCAATGAATCCGACCTCGACACTCTCTCGTCCTATAAGCACATCGTTCACTACGTTCTTCTGGACGCACGCGTGGAAGGCCAAATGGGCGGAACAGGACAAACGTTTCCTTGGGACTTAGCCACAAGAGCCAAGGTCTTTGGAAAACCTCTTTTTATCGCGGGAGGGCTCAACGCCGAAAATGTGGCCGAAGCCATAGAAGCCACCCAGCCGTTCGCTGTCGACGTTGCCAGCGGAGTCGAAAAATCCCCCAAACGAAAGGATTTCGAGAAAATGAAGCGATTTTTAGAAACCGTGAAATATGCCTAA